A region from the Lysobacter antibioticus genome encodes:
- the speG gene encoding spermidine N1-acetyltransferase yields MTTTSADEHPVPSVTLRPLERGDLHFVHVLNNNRSVMGYWFEEPYESFVELEELYRKHIHDQSERRFIVQDSSQERVGLVELVEIDHLHRRAEFLIMISPEQQRRGYARAATDMAINYAFRVLNLYKLYLLVDVDNSRAISIYEQAGFQREGVLIDEFFSDGRYHDVVRMCLFQPQALERGASAKPLSRGPEKD; encoded by the coding sequence ATGACTACGACCTCCGCCGACGAGCATCCCGTGCCGAGCGTCACCCTGCGTCCGCTGGAGCGCGGCGACCTGCATTTCGTCCATGTGCTCAACAACAACCGCAGCGTGATGGGTTATTGGTTCGAAGAGCCCTACGAGTCCTTCGTCGAACTCGAAGAGCTGTACCGCAAGCATATCCACGACCAGTCCGAGCGCCGCTTCATCGTCCAGGACAGCTCGCAAGAGCGGGTCGGGCTGGTCGAGCTGGTCGAGATCGACCACCTGCACCGGCGCGCCGAATTCCTGATCATGATCTCGCCGGAACAGCAGCGCCGCGGTTACGCGCGCGCGGCCACCGACATGGCGATCAACTACGCTTTCCGCGTGCTGAATCTGTACAAGCTTTATCTGCTGGTCGACGTCGACAATTCGCGCGCGATCTCGATCTACGAGCAGGCCGGGTTCCAGCGCGAAGGCGTGTTGATCGACGAATTCTTCAGCGACGGCCGCTACCACGACGTGGTGCGGATGTGCCTGTTCCAACCGCAGGCGCTGGAGCGCGGCGCCAGCGCCAAGCCGCTGTCGCGCGGGCCCGAGAAGGACTGA
- a CDS encoding DUF1579 family protein, translating into MEPHRADPAPIALLHRLAGAWSGPERSADAPPDAASLGHGHYRIALDGGALIQDYRQERDGQTVFRAHGVFVVEPGSDQVLWWWFDSLGYPATPARGRWCGDSLHFDRVTRRGESRYRYELDGERHRFVIEHRFPGETDFAEFMRGDYTRQP; encoded by the coding sequence ATGGAACCGCACCGAGCCGACCCCGCCCCGATCGCCCTGCTGCACCGCCTCGCCGGCGCCTGGTCCGGGCCCGAGCGCAGCGCCGATGCCCCCCCGGACGCGGCCTCGCTCGGCCACGGCCACTACCGGATCGCCCTCGACGGCGGCGCGCTGATCCAGGACTACCGCCAGGAACGCGACGGCCAGACCGTGTTCCGCGCCCACGGCGTGTTCGTGGTCGAACCCGGCAGCGACCAGGTGCTGTGGTGGTGGTTCGACTCGCTGGGCTATCCGGCCACGCCGGCGCGCGGGCGCTGGTGCGGCGACAGCCTGCATTTCGACAGGGTCACCCGGCGCGGCGAATCGCGCTATCGCTACGAACTCGACGGCGAGCGCCACCGCTTCGTCATCGAGCACCGCTTCCCGGGCGAAACCGACTTCGCCGAATTCATGCGCGGCGACTACACTCGCCAGCCCTGA
- a CDS encoding PadR family transcriptional regulator has protein sequence MTDFDNQLRKFQKELSAGTVSLALLAVLASAAEPMYGYQIAKRLEREGEGVLSGKQSALYPVLRNLGAGGLLDSHVEPSVTGPPRRYYRITETGLSVLREWVMAWRATRDSVDSVLQGLAL, from the coding sequence ATGACCGACTTCGATAACCAGCTGCGAAAGTTCCAGAAAGAGCTCAGTGCCGGCACCGTCTCGCTGGCCCTGTTGGCGGTTTTGGCCTCGGCCGCCGAGCCGATGTACGGCTACCAGATCGCCAAGCGCCTCGAACGCGAAGGCGAGGGCGTGCTCAGCGGCAAACAGAGCGCGCTGTACCCGGTGTTGCGCAACCTCGGCGCCGGCGGCCTGCTCGACAGCCACGTCGAGCCCTCGGTGACCGGCCCGCCGCGCCGTTACTACCGCATCACCGAAACCGGACTGTCCGTGCTGCGCGAATGGGTCATGGCCTGGCGCGCCACCCGCGATTCCGTCGATTCCGTCCTTCAGGGGCTAGCACTATGA
- a CDS encoding DUF4349 domain-containing protein encodes MAYGFAKRLLAATLAVGLLGACSKHNAATMEESAAVPMADLSKPDAGGSAPSPAKADLGVLLAYEHRLRIRLPGERIATQAQAVQAACNGGKLGACAVLGMNQSGGDEPSATLQVRIVPEGVEPLIALAGKGDEISERSIQADDLATAVRNNTMLQDRLQKEHARLLEFQDRKDLKVADVLTLSNRIAEIEAQLQGAQQEAAQQQRRIATQLVTFNFETTRAQASRSEIGEAFRDFGGIVAAVIAFLIRAFAVLLPVLAVLLPLVWLIRRTLRKRRKA; translated from the coding sequence ATGGCGTATGGATTTGCGAAGCGGCTGCTGGCCGCGACGTTGGCGGTGGGACTGCTCGGCGCGTGCAGCAAGCACAACGCCGCGACCATGGAAGAGTCGGCCGCGGTGCCGATGGCCGACCTGAGCAAGCCCGATGCCGGCGGCTCGGCGCCGTCGCCGGCCAAGGCCGATCTCGGCGTGCTGCTGGCCTACGAACACCGGCTGCGGATCCGCCTGCCGGGCGAGCGCATCGCGACCCAGGCCCAGGCCGTGCAGGCGGCCTGCAACGGCGGCAAGCTCGGTGCCTGCGCGGTGCTCGGCATGAACCAGAGCGGCGGCGACGAGCCGAGTGCGACCCTGCAGGTGCGCATCGTGCCCGAGGGCGTCGAGCCTCTGATCGCATTGGCCGGCAAGGGCGATGAAATCAGCGAACGCAGCATCCAGGCCGACGATCTGGCCACCGCGGTGCGCAACAACACCATGTTGCAGGACCGCTTGCAGAAAGAGCACGCGCGCTTGCTCGAGTTCCAGGACCGCAAGGACCTCAAGGTCGCCGACGTGCTGACTTTGTCGAACCGCATCGCCGAGATCGAGGCGCAGTTGCAGGGCGCTCAGCAGGAGGCCGCGCAACAGCAGCGGCGCATCGCCACCCAGTTGGTGACCTTCAACTTCGAGACCACCCGCGCCCAGGCCAGCCGCAGCGAAATCGGCGAAGCCTTCCGCGATTTCGGCGGCATCGTCGCGGCGGTTATCGCGTTCCTGATCCGCGCCTTCGCGGTGTTGTTGCCGGTGCTGGCGGTATTGCTGCCGCTGGTGTGGCTCATCCGCCGCACGCTGCGCAAGCGTCGCAAGGCCTGA
- a CDS encoding peptidylprolyl isomerase, with translation MPQTALLSLLTVAVLQTAAAQTPARPMQEILDASQPADWRPLDPKNTLYVELPRGRVVIELAPQFAPAHVANIRALATNQYWNGLSINRSQDNYVVQWGDANAEDAATRKPYGRGVKPKLPAEFARKSQGLAMTVLPDADGWAAEAGFVAGFPAARDSANGSSWLAHCYGTVGAGRDMAADSSNGTELYVVTGQSPRHLDRNITTVGRVVKGIELLSSLPRGTGNLGFYETPAERTPIRAIRLAADVPKAERANLEVLRTDTPLFAELVESRRNRRDDWYKQPAGHINICNVPLPVREQTAQAAAQPSKAKTKGKKK, from the coding sequence ATGCCGCAAACCGCCCTGCTGAGCCTGTTGACCGTCGCCGTGCTGCAGACCGCAGCGGCGCAGACCCCGGCGCGTCCGATGCAGGAGATCCTCGACGCCAGCCAGCCCGCCGACTGGCGCCCCCTGGACCCGAAGAACACCTTGTACGTCGAGCTGCCGCGCGGCCGCGTGGTGATCGAGCTGGCGCCGCAGTTCGCGCCGGCCCACGTCGCCAACATCCGCGCGCTGGCCACCAATCAGTACTGGAACGGCCTCAGCATCAACCGCTCGCAGGACAACTACGTCGTGCAATGGGGCGACGCGAATGCCGAGGACGCGGCCACGCGCAAGCCCTATGGCCGCGGCGTCAAGCCGAAGCTGCCGGCCGAATTCGCCCGCAAGAGCCAGGGCCTGGCGATGACCGTGTTGCCGGACGCCGACGGTTGGGCGGCCGAGGCCGGCTTCGTCGCCGGCTTCCCGGCCGCGCGCGATTCGGCCAATGGTTCGAGCTGGCTCGCCCATTGCTACGGCACCGTCGGCGCCGGCCGCGACATGGCCGCCGATTCCAGCAACGGCACCGAGCTGTACGTGGTGACCGGGCAATCGCCGCGCCACCTCGACCGCAACATCACCACGGTCGGGCGCGTGGTCAAGGGCATCGAGCTGTTGTCGTCGCTGCCGCGCGGCACCGGCAACCTGGGCTTCTACGAGACCCCGGCCGAGCGCACGCCGATCCGTGCGATCCGCCTGGCCGCCGACGTGCCGAAGGCCGAACGCGCCAACCTGGAAGTGTTGCGCACCGATACGCCGCTGTTCGCCGAGCTGGTCGAATCGCGTCGCAACCGCCGCGACGATTGGTACAAGCAGCCGGCCGGCCACATCAACATCTGCAACGTGCCGCTGCCGGTGCGCGAGCAAACCGCGCAGGCCGCGGCGCAGCCGTCCAAGGCAAAGACCAAGGGCAAGAAGAAATAA